A window from Bombus fervidus isolate BK054 chromosome 12, iyBomFerv1, whole genome shotgun sequence encodes these proteins:
- the Oscp1 gene encoding organic solute carrier partner 1, giving the protein MSLYATPILYLNMGGEMLYVLRQRLKAQRINVDKTIQVLDEVTAALLNPKMLSSVFEEKSLTKISLLRPTLECVVLSSIMKLDKSSMNKLFDLMIMMVKYQLTAVTGPVEVVLLTLNHTDAMRAMVSNPNAQQCIGLVHQMITDFYGTLTFEEVWNARNDCLKELEYYCVKVSILLRHGLQNDDGSFNSMYHKYNEKYEENKTRLSGTKLCDIDLKTYCDGSFNLFGERGTILGKNMYSMLYDISNLTSDQGNHNYVKECGTKAELGMLAVQLGTEETLYKRPFTLNLFSTEDNDNTDIECESDSKDDSQNDVTVTKYEKTKFNEDYKTKLDIIRTDLFKDDHEDIKYSMNLLELLDKTE; this is encoded by the exons atgtcATTATATGCAACACCaatactttatttaaatatggGTGGTGaaatgttatatgttttgcGACAAAGACTGAAGGCACAAAGGATAAATGTTGATAAAACTATACAAG TGTTAGACGAAGTAACTGCTGCTTTACTTAATCCTAAAATGCTGTCTTCCGTATTTGAGGAAAAATCTTTGACTAAGATATCTCTTTTACGACCTACTTTAGAATGTGTTgtattatcatcaataatgaAACTTGATAAAAGTAGTATGAATAAACTATTCGATCTAATGATTATGATGGTTAAATATCAGTTAACTGCAGTTACTGGTCCTGTAGAAGTTGTATTGTTAACATTAAACCATACAGATGCAATGCGTGCTATGGTTAGCAATCCAAATGCTCAACAATGTATTGGATTAGTACACCAAATGATAACTGAT TTTTATGGTACATTAACTTTTGAAGAAGTTTGGAATGCCAGAAATGATTGTTTGAAAGAATTAGAGTATTATTGTGTGAAAGTATCTATACTTCTTAGACATGGATTACAAAATGATGATGGTAGCTTTAATTCAATGTACCataaatacaatgaaaaatatgaagaaaataaaactcgTCTTTCTGGTACAAAATTATGTGATATAGATTTGAAAACTTACTGTGATGgttcttttaatctttttgGTGAACGAGGTACAATATTGGGCAAAAATAT GTATTCGATGTTGTATGACATATCAAATCTAACTTCTGATCAAGGAAATCATAATTACGTTAAAGAATGTGGTACAAAAGCAGAACTTGGTATGTTAGCTGTTCAACTGGGAACTGAAGAAACTTTGTACAAACGACCTTTtactttgaatttattttcaactgAAGATAATGATAATACAGATATAGAATGCGAGTCCGATTCTAAGGATGACAGTCAGAATGACGTTACAGttacaaaatatgaaaaaacgaaatttaatgAAGATTATAAAACGAAACTTGATATCATACGTACAGATCTTTTTAAAGATGATCATGAAGACATAAAATACAGCATGAATTTGTTAGAACTTTTAGATAaaacagaataa